One genomic segment of Fusobacterium mortiferum ATCC 9817 includes these proteins:
- a CDS encoding TonB-dependent receptor has protein sequence MKKIILFYLIVSALSIADDVNIDLGDSVIRKNYSEREFFVAPREIKNTYVVTQEQIQEKNYKNVEDVLRDSPGVVVNNTAFGPRVDMRGSGEKSLSRVKILVDGVSINPTEETMASLPINSIPIETIKKIEVIPGGGATLYGSGSVGGVINIVTNSNVTKDNFFMDLKYASFDSRNFGFAGGKNINEKLYLNYGFNYVNSEGYRKAEENENIIFLGGFDYKFNDRNKIRFQVRNSRENQNGTNQVSKKILEQDRTAPGLNLDLDTENSSYTFDYENRFNDSLTFSSTFYYQEQERDITTESIDDIIIIASDRNHTHVQNHYNFYDVKSIMNAKFSEKKYGIKLKSNYEYDHGNLILGYDFYSSNNKRNSFVKSETLKTYSDGNSYINLNPKDRKPVINSVDIDLTKESHGLYAFNKYELTDNIDITSGIRGEYTSYNGSRKNGPNSMPFLAAKTQEIETDRNLTNYAGEIGALYKYRDTGNIFLRYERGFVTPFATQLTDKVHDNQLKNPDTGIITPPIVNVASIYVANNLNSEITDTIELGINDYIFNSLFSLSFFVTDTEDEITLIESGVTNPAIKRWKYRNIGKTRRMGLELQTEQYFDKLSLNQSLSLVNAKVLKGDSDININKNDKIPMVPEMKITLGAKYSLTDRLSLLANYTYISEKEVRELDDKDNIKKFTIDSYGTVDLSTLYQIDEYSNLKLGVKNLTSTKYNLRETSIEAFPAPERNYFIELNVKF, from the coding sequence ATGAAAAAAATTATTTTATTTTATCTCATTGTCAGTGCTTTAAGTATAGCTGACGATGTTAACATTGATTTAGGGGATTCTGTTATCAGGAAAAACTATTCAGAACGGGAATTTTTTGTTGCTCCAAGAGAGATTAAAAACACCTATGTTGTTACTCAAGAACAAATTCAGGAAAAAAACTATAAAAATGTTGAGGATGTTCTTAGAGACTCACCTGGAGTTGTAGTTAATAATACTGCTTTTGGACCAAGAGTAGATATGAGAGGTAGTGGAGAAAAATCTCTTAGTAGAGTTAAAATTCTAGTTGATGGGGTAAGTATCAACCCTACTGAAGAAACTATGGCTAGCCTTCCTATAAATTCAATACCCATAGAAACCATTAAAAAAATTGAGGTTATTCCTGGAGGGGGAGCTACTTTATATGGAAGTGGTTCTGTTGGAGGGGTAATTAATATTGTTACTAATTCAAATGTCACTAAAGATAACTTTTTTATGGATCTAAAATACGCTTCTTTTGATTCTAGAAATTTTGGATTTGCTGGTGGAAAAAATATAAATGAAAAGCTCTATCTTAACTATGGTTTTAACTATGTTAATAGTGAAGGATATCGTAAAGCTGAAGAAAATGAAAACATTATATTCTTAGGAGGATTTGATTATAAATTTAATGATAGAAATAAAATTCGTTTTCAAGTAAGAAATTCAAGAGAGAATCAGAATGGAACTAACCAAGTTTCAAAGAAAATTTTAGAGCAAGATAGAACTGCTCCAGGATTAAATTTAGATTTAGATACTGAAAATAGTAGCTATACTTTTGATTATGAAAATAGATTTAATGACAGTTTGACTTTCTCTTCTACCTTCTATTATCAAGAACAAGAAAGAGACATCACTACTGAAAGTATTGATGATATTATAATTATTGCAAGTGATAGAAATCATACCCATGTACAAAATCATTATAATTTCTATGATGTAAAATCTATTATGAATGCAAAATTTTCTGAAAAAAAATATGGAATAAAATTAAAAAGTAATTATGAATATGACCATGGAAACCTTATCTTAGGTTATGATTTCTATAGTTCAAATAATAAAAGAAACTCTTTTGTTAAATCTGAAACTTTAAAAACATATAGTGATGGAAATTCATATATAAATCTTAACCCTAAAGATAGAAAACCTGTAATTAATAGTGTAGATATTGATTTAACTAAAGAATCACATGGACTTTACGCTTTTAATAAATATGAACTCACTGATAATATAGATATTACTAGTGGAATACGTGGAGAATATACAAGTTACAATGGAAGTAGAAAAAATGGTCCTAACTCTATGCCTTTTCTAGCCGCAAAAACACAAGAAATAGAAACAGATAGAAATTTAACTAACTATGCTGGAGAAATAGGAGCTCTTTATAAATATAGAGATACTGGTAATATTTTCTTAAGATATGAAAGAGGATTTGTCACTCCTTTTGCTACTCAATTAACAGATAAAGTTCATGATAATCAGTTAAAAAATCCTGATACAGGAATTATAACTCCTCCTATTGTTAATGTTGCTTCTATATATGTAGCTAATAATTTAAATTCTGAAATAACTGATACTATTGAATTAGGTATCAACGATTATATATTTAATTCTTTATTTTCTCTTTCATTCTTTGTAACAGATACAGAAGATGAAATTACTTTAATTGAATCTGGAGTTACTAATCCAGCTATTAAGAGATGGAAATATAGAAATATTGGAAAAACTAGAAGAATGGGACTTGAATTGCAAACAGAACAATATTTTGATAAACTTAGTCTTAACCAATCTCTTTCTTTAGTTAATGCTAAAGTTTTAAAAGGAGATAGTGATATCAATATCAATAAGAATGATAAAATTCCAATGGTTCCTGAAATGAAAATAACTTTAGGAGCGAAATACAGTCTAACTGATAGATTATCTCTATTAGCTAATTACACTTATATTAGTGAAAAAGAGGTTAGAGAATTAGATGATAAAGATAATATTAAAAAATTTACTATTGATAGCTATGGAACAGTTGACTTAAGTACTCTATACCAAATAGATGAATATTCTAATTTAAAACTTGGAGTAAAAAACTTAACTTCTACTAAGTATAATCTTAGAGAAACAAGTATTGAAGCTTTTCCAGCACCTGAAAGAAATTATTTTATTGAATTAAATGTAAAATTCTAA
- a CDS encoding metal ABC transporter permease — protein sequence MLEILNYSFITNALISALFIGPLLGIIGTLVVSKKMAFYSEAIGHAAMTGIAIGIILGENYSTPYFSTFGYSILFGILIIYTKTKTDIASDTLIGIFLAVSISIGASLLTYTAGTINPHIIENILFGSILTIEKVDIYILITITVLVFIILYPCYNKFLLISINPSIALARKINIKFYEYLFIILLSITTIGAIKIVGSILGEALLLIPTASAKNISHSMRAFIGYSILFSTLSCILGIILPAYLTLSIPSGAAVILSSTIIFIISIIIKKFNFNV from the coding sequence ATGTTGGAAATACTTAATTATTCTTTTATCACAAATGCTCTTATTTCAGCTTTATTTATAGGACCACTGTTAGGAATTATTGGAACACTTGTTGTAAGCAAAAAAATGGCTTTCTATTCTGAAGCCATAGGGCACGCTGCAATGACAGGAATAGCTATAGGAATAATATTAGGAGAAAATTATTCGACTCCTTACTTCTCTACCTTTGGTTATTCTATCTTATTTGGAATTTTGATTATATATACAAAAACTAAAACTGATATAGCCTCAGATACTCTAATTGGAATTTTTTTAGCAGTCTCTATTTCCATTGGGGCTTCTCTTTTAACTTATACAGCTGGAACAATTAATCCACATATAATTGAAAATATTCTTTTTGGCTCAATACTAACTATTGAGAAAGTAGATATATATATCCTAATAACTATAACTGTTTTAGTTTTTATTATTTTATATCCTTGTTACAATAAATTTTTATTAATCAGTATAAACCCTAGTATTGCCTTAGCTAGAAAAATAAATATAAAATTTTATGAGTATCTTTTTATCATTCTGCTAAGTATCACTACAATAGGAGCTATAAAAATAGTTGGTTCTATTTTAGGTGAAGCATTACTTTTAATTCCAACTGCTTCAGCTAAAAATATATCTCATTCAATGAGAGCCTTTATTGGATATAGTATTTTATTCTCAACCCTCAGCTGCATATTAGGAATAATTCTTCCTGCTTATCTTACTCTTTCAATTCCTTCAGGGGCAGCTGTAATTCTATCTTCTACAATTATTTTTATAATAAGTATAATTATTAAGAAATTTAATTTTAACGTATAA
- a CDS encoding ATP-binding cassette domain-containing protein, translating to MEKYELEIKNLNLSIGNNSILENINLKIKKGEIHCLIGPNGGGKSSLIKCILKELNFQGDITFQNNHKNIIGYLPQHINLNNSIPLTVNEFISINSQTSPCFLGFDFKKQRQVDNLLKKFKLYDKRNSIFTTLSGGERQRVLLLQSLLPTPNFLILDEPLTGMDKYGEDFFISLIKELKEQGITILWIEHNLYKVKKFADTVTCINKTNIACNLLDSNFFEKEISNIFCR from the coding sequence ATGGAAAAATATGAACTAGAAATTAAAAATTTAAACCTTTCTATTGGTAATAATTCTATCTTAGAAAATATTAATCTCAAGATTAAGAAAGGGGAAATTCATTGCTTAATTGGACCTAATGGCGGGGGTAAAAGTTCTCTTATAAAATGTATTTTAAAAGAACTTAACTTTCAAGGGGATATTACCTTCCAAAATAATCATAAAAATATCATTGGATATCTCCCTCAACATATCAATCTTAATAATTCTATCCCCTTGACTGTTAATGAATTTATATCTATTAATTCTCAAACGTCCCCCTGCTTTTTAGGTTTTGATTTTAAAAAGCAAAGGCAGGTTGATAATCTTTTAAAAAAATTTAAACTATATGATAAAAGAAATTCAATTTTTACAACTTTATCTGGTGGAGAAAGGCAAAGAGTATTATTATTACAATCTCTTCTCCCTACACCAAATTTTTTAATTTTAGATGAACCTTTAACTGGTATGGATAAATATGGAGAAGATTTCTTTATTTCACTTATAAAAGAACTTAAAGAACAAGGAATTACAATACTATGGATAGAACATAATTTATATAAAGTAAAAAAATTTGCTGATACTGTTACTTGTATAAATAAAACAAATATAGCTTGTAATCTTTTAGATAGTAATTTTTTTGAAAAAGAAATCTCAAATATTTTTTGTAGGTGA
- a CDS encoding metal ABC transporter solute-binding protein, Zn/Mn family has translation MKKITILLFTILSFFSFAEEKIKIGVTLQPYYSFVANIVKDRAEIITPVRLDIYNSHNYSPTVEDMKKISSLDTIVINGLGHDSFIYKLLKMSGKNIPIIEANKNIKLMYTEGICTHEHNHDVHEEEHHLEHSHNEEVNSHTYISITESIEQIEYIADQLGKLDPKNREFYLKNAKEYTDRLAKLKKDALNEIKDIDISNFKVVTFYAGYDYLFKEFGKKVDIVIEPAHGVEPSIVHLQHIIKKLKAENIKVIFGEKQLKNKYMEILKRETRADIKELYHMTGGSYSAESFEEMISQDLNEIVSALKKEK, from the coding sequence ATGAAAAAAATTACAATTTTACTTTTTACTATACTTTCTTTTTTCTCTTTTGCTGAAGAAAAAATAAAAATTGGAGTTACTCTACAACCTTACTATAGTTTTGTAGCTAATATTGTTAAAGACAGAGCAGAGATTATCACGCCTGTTAGATTAGATATTTATAATTCACATAACTACAGTCCTACAGTTGAAGATATGAAAAAAATATCTTCCCTTGATACTATAGTTATAAATGGATTGGGTCATGATAGTTTTATCTATAAGCTGCTTAAAATGAGTGGAAAAAATATCCCAATTATTGAAGCTAACAAAAATATAAAATTAATGTATACAGAAGGAATATGTACCCACGAACATAATCATGATGTGCATGAAGAAGAACATCATCTTGAACATTCACATAATGAGGAAGTAAATTCCCATACCTATATCTCTATAACTGAGTCTATTGAGCAAATAGAGTATATTGCAGATCAATTAGGAAAATTAGATCCTAAAAACAGAGAATTCTACTTAAAGAATGCAAAGGAATATACTGATCGTTTAGCTAAACTAAAAAAAGATGCTCTTAATGAAATCAAAGATATAGATATCTCTAACTTTAAAGTTGTTACTTTTTATGCAGGTTATGACTATCTTTTTAAAGAATTTGGAAAAAAAGTCGATATAGTTATTGAGCCAGCACATGGAGTAGAACCTAGCATAGTACATTTACAACATATTATAAAAAAATTAAAAGCTGAAAATATTAAAGTTATTTTTGGTGAAAAACAATTAAAAAATAAATATATGGAAATTTTAAAAAGAGAAACTAGAGCAGACATCAAAGAACTTTATCATATGACTGGTGGTTCCTATTCTGCTGAAAGTTTTGAAGAGATGATTTCTCAAGACTTAAATGAAATTGTCTCTGCTCTAAAAAAAGAAAAATAA
- a CDS encoding ABC transporter substrate-binding protein, whose protein sequence is MKKIIFSFMFILYSLSFSALKVENNQVIDSYNNKIELKEYKKIVVLDPAVIETLYLIGAENHIAAIGTIARSKIYPEEKVKLLPNVGHINNSSVEKILSFSPDLVLINAMSPKLGDTLKPFNIPYIVVEANSFNDILNNIKLYGKLTGNEENADLLYNKSIEKLNNIKSKITAQPLNMKGTVLYSTSPMMAFNSKSLPGQILSLLGIENLADNLVGDKPIISPEFLLQQNPDFLAGAMSISKPEDILNSNIIVKETTAGKNNNLFIVDSTKILRGSPRIFEAVEELYKELENLKNN, encoded by the coding sequence TTGAAAAAAATAATTTTTTCTTTTATGTTTATACTATACTCTCTATCTTTTTCTGCTCTAAAAGTAGAAAATAATCAAGTTATAGATAGTTATAATAATAAGATTGAACTTAAAGAGTATAAAAAAATAGTTGTTTTAGATCCTGCAGTAATAGAAACTCTATATTTAATTGGGGCTGAAAACCATATTGCTGCTATTGGAACTATAGCAAGAAGTAAAATTTATCCTGAAGAGAAGGTAAAATTACTACCAAATGTAGGACATATTAATAATAGTAGTGTTGAAAAAATACTTTCTTTCTCTCCTGACTTAGTTTTAATAAATGCTATGTCTCCAAAACTAGGTGATACATTAAAACCTTTCAACATTCCTTATATAGTTGTTGAAGCTAATAGTTTTAATGATATTTTAAATAATATAAAACTTTATGGTAAGCTTACTGGAAATGAAGAAAATGCTGATTTGCTTTACAATAAATCTATTGAAAAATTAAATAATATAAAATCTAAAATTACTGCTCAGCCACTTAATATGAAAGGAACAGTGCTATATTCAACTTCTCCTATGATGGCTTTTAACTCTAAATCTCTTCCTGGACAGATATTATCTCTTCTAGGAATTGAAAATCTAGCAGATAATTTAGTTGGAGATAAACCTATTATATCCCCTGAGTTTTTATTACAACAAAACCCAGATTTTTTAGCTGGAGCAATGAGTATTTCTAAACCTGAAGATATTTTAAATAGTAATATAATAGTTAAGGAAACAACTGCTGGAAAAAACAATAATCTTTTTATTGTAGATTCTACAAAAATTCTTAGAGGTTCTCCAAGAATTTTTGAGGCAGTTGAAGAATTATATAAAGAGTTAGAAAATTTAAAAAATAATTAA